A region from the Paenibacillus humicola genome encodes:
- a CDS encoding beta-galactosidase — MHGADYNPDQWLHDPEVLREDIRLMKLAKCNVMSVGIFAWSALEPEEGVFTFGWLDRLLDTFAENGIYAWLATPSGARPAWMSQRYPEVLRVRANRVRNLHGARHNHCYSSPVYREKTAVMNRKLAERYSQHPAVVGWHVSNEYGGECHCDYCQEAFRGWLKNKYGSLDALNLAWWTSFWSHTYTDWAQVESPSPQGENAVHGLNLDWRRFVSDQTIDFCKAEIAPLRAVNPDLPVTANMMDLFDGLDYRQFAEILDVISWDAYPTWHEAASDREVAAWFAFDHDMFRSLKGRPFMLMESTPSQTNWQPVSKLKRPGMHRLSSLQAVAHGSDTVQYFQWRKSRGSSEKFHGAVVDHAGHEHTRVFRDVAGLGETLSKLTEVLGTGVKAETAILFDWDNRWAVKDAQGPRNKDIGYERTVMQHYRAFWDMGVPVDVIGAAGDFGGYKLIVAPMVYLLREETGRRLERFVEGGGTLVVTYWSGVVDENDLCHLGGFPGPLRKTLGIWAEEIDGLHDHDRNGIALLEGNALGLGGSYEARELCELIHTEGAETLAVYEDDFYAGRPALTVNRFGHGKAYYLAARTDEPFYGAFYGRLAAEAGIRRALDTELPAGVTAQVRTDGERDYVFVLNFSGAAQRIELDGCAYTDVESGEPVSGELALDMHGVRILKRAARG, encoded by the coding sequence ATGCACGGGGCCGATTACAACCCGGACCAATGGCTGCACGACCCGGAGGTGCTGCGGGAAGACATCCGGCTTATGAAGCTGGCCAAATGCAACGTGATGTCCGTCGGCATTTTCGCGTGGAGCGCACTGGAGCCGGAGGAGGGCGTGTTCACGTTCGGATGGCTGGACCGCTTGCTGGATACGTTCGCGGAGAACGGCATTTACGCCTGGCTGGCGACGCCGAGCGGCGCGCGTCCGGCCTGGATGTCGCAGCGCTATCCGGAGGTGCTTCGCGTCCGCGCGAACCGGGTGCGCAATCTGCACGGCGCGCGCCACAACCACTGTTACAGCTCGCCGGTTTACCGCGAGAAGACCGCGGTCATGAACCGCAAGCTGGCGGAGCGCTATTCGCAGCACCCGGCGGTCGTCGGCTGGCACGTGTCCAACGAATACGGCGGCGAGTGCCACTGCGATTACTGCCAGGAGGCGTTCCGCGGCTGGCTGAAAAACAAATACGGCTCGCTGGACGCGCTGAACCTCGCCTGGTGGACGTCGTTCTGGAGCCATACCTATACGGACTGGGCGCAGGTGGAATCGCCGTCCCCGCAAGGCGAAAATGCGGTGCACGGGCTGAATCTCGACTGGCGGCGCTTCGTCTCCGACCAGACGATCGATTTCTGCAAGGCGGAAATCGCGCCGCTTAGAGCCGTGAACCCGGATCTTCCCGTTACGGCGAACATGATGGACCTGTTCGACGGGCTCGATTACCGGCAGTTCGCCGAGATTCTCGACGTCATTTCGTGGGACGCTTACCCGACCTGGCATGAGGCCGCAAGCGACCGTGAGGTTGCCGCCTGGTTTGCGTTCGACCACGACATGTTCCGCTCGCTGAAGGGACGCCCGTTCATGCTGATGGAAAGCACGCCGAGCCAAACGAACTGGCAGCCGGTCAGCAAGCTGAAGCGGCCGGGCATGCACCGTCTGTCCTCGCTGCAGGCGGTCGCGCACGGCTCCGATACGGTGCAGTATTTCCAGTGGCGCAAAAGCCGCGGTTCCTCCGAGAAATTTCACGGCGCGGTCGTCGACCATGCCGGCCACGAGCATACGCGGGTATTCCGCGATGTCGCCGGGCTGGGAGAGACGCTGTCGAAGCTGACGGAGGTGCTCGGTACGGGCGTAAAGGCGGAAACCGCCATACTGTTCGATTGGGATAACCGCTGGGCGGTTAAGGATGCGCAGGGTCCGCGCAATAAGGATATCGGCTATGAACGGACCGTGATGCAGCATTACCGGGCGTTCTGGGATATGGGCGTGCCGGTCGACGTCATCGGCGCGGCAGGCGACTTCGGCGGCTACAAGCTCATCGTGGCTCCGATGGTTTATCTGCTGCGGGAAGAGACGGGCAGGCGGCTCGAACGGTTCGTCGAAGGCGGCGGAACGCTCGTCGTCACGTACTGGTCGGGCGTCGTCGACGAGAACGACCTGTGCCACCTCGGCGGCTTTCCCGGCCCGCTGCGGAAGACGCTCGGCATCTGGGCCGAGGAGATCGACGGGCTGCACGATCACGACCGCAACGGCATTGCGCTGCTGGAGGGCAATGCGCTCGGGCTTGGCGGCTCGTACGAGGCCCGCGAGCTGTGCGAGCTGATTCATACCGAAGGCGCCGAGACGCTGGCAGTGTACGAGGACGACTTTTACGCCGGCCGCCCGGCGCTGACGGTTAACAGGTTCGGGCATGGCAAGGCGTATTATTTGGCGGCGCGGACGGACGAGCCGTTCTACGGCGCCTTCTACGGCAGGCTCGCCGCCGAAGCCGGCATCCGCCGTGCGCTTGACACCGAGCTGCCGGCCGGCGTGACGGCGCAGGTGCGCACGGACGGGGAGCGCGATTACGTGTTCGTT
- a CDS encoding extracellular solute-binding protein: MRLLSGTAVLATLLAVLLTGCDGGGNGGAAVRPSDPAQETGVMKAKYDPPVTISTVWAVDPALAFKNNETIENNVATRWALRQFGINIRTLWSVTDTNGAFATKLRLALSSGQEMPDVVTIGDAQLAQDMIDSGVFADAGALFDKYANATWKKAMNLDPTVWDPYIRGGKRMGIPVLDYAYNHDYLLWIRQDWLDKLGLKAPRTIGELEQVMDAFKNHNPDGLTPDEVIPLSIGFKNSMNTWMGDPSWIFGAYGTIPQQWNLGKDGRLAYGSIQPGMKMGLQKLHEWYEKGYIPKEAALWDENKTAEPAVEGTAGIIPGPYWMSGWPLQDTAKNAPNAVWKPYPIPTGPSGKALRHGTNYTNGVVLINKKMKHPEALFTYENYLFDNFADPQPGSPFDLGLFKGYDYDIDANGSPLFGSKIPGGYVNSVRYLLIRDGARIPDAQMRSIMKLAGGQKPVTRLETEIANTYGPETADAAKVLLSQPGISLTDKFTGPMTPTMKSKLDYLNKLELQTFNEIIYGSKSAAAFDNFVHAWRTSGGDAMTKEVNGWYAGVHY, encoded by the coding sequence ATGAGGCTGTTATCGGGAACAGCGGTGCTGGCAACATTGCTGGCGGTGCTGCTTACGGGCTGCGACGGCGGGGGAAACGGGGGCGCGGCCGTCCGGCCAAGCGATCCGGCGCAGGAGACCGGCGTCATGAAGGCCAAATACGATCCGCCGGTCACGATTTCGACCGTATGGGCCGTCGATCCGGCGCTGGCGTTCAAAAACAACGAAACGATCGAGAACAACGTCGCGACGAGATGGGCGCTCCGTCAGTTCGGCATCAACATCCGGACGCTCTGGTCCGTGACCGATACGAACGGCGCCTTCGCCACGAAGCTGCGCCTGGCTTTGTCCTCCGGCCAGGAAATGCCGGACGTCGTGACGATCGGCGACGCGCAGCTCGCCCAGGACATGATCGACTCGGGCGTCTTCGCCGACGCCGGCGCCCTGTTCGATAAATACGCGAACGCAACCTGGAAGAAAGCGATGAACCTTGACCCGACAGTCTGGGATCCGTATATCCGCGGCGGCAAGCGAATGGGCATTCCGGTGCTCGATTACGCCTACAACCACGATTACCTGCTCTGGATCCGCCAGGACTGGCTGGACAAGCTGGGCCTGAAAGCGCCGCGGACGATCGGCGAGCTCGAGCAGGTGATGGACGCGTTCAAAAACCACAACCCGGACGGCCTTACGCCGGACGAGGTTATCCCGCTCAGCATCGGCTTCAAAAATTCGATGAATACGTGGATGGGCGACCCGTCCTGGATTTTCGGCGCCTACGGCACCATTCCGCAGCAGTGGAACCTCGGCAAAGACGGCAGGCTTGCCTACGGCTCGATCCAGCCGGGCATGAAGATGGGCCTGCAGAAGCTCCATGAATGGTACGAAAAAGGCTATATTCCGAAGGAAGCGGCGCTGTGGGACGAGAACAAGACGGCGGAGCCTGCGGTCGAAGGGACGGCGGGCATCATTCCGGGGCCATACTGGATGAGTGGCTGGCCCTTGCAGGATACGGCGAAGAACGCCCCGAACGCCGTATGGAAGCCGTACCCGATCCCGACCGGTCCAAGCGGCAAAGCGCTTCGCCACGGCACGAATTATACGAACGGGGTCGTGCTGATCAACAAGAAGATGAAGCACCCCGAGGCGCTGTTCACGTATGAAAATTACCTCTTCGACAATTTTGCCGATCCGCAGCCGGGAAGCCCGTTCGATCTCGGCTTGTTCAAGGGCTACGATTACGACATCGACGCCAACGGCAGCCCGCTGTTCGGCAGCAAAATTCCGGGCGGCTACGTTAACTCGGTGCGGTATCTGCTCATCCGCGACGGCGCCCGCATTCCGGACGCCCAGATGAGGTCGATCATGAAGCTTGCCGGCGGGCAGAAGCCGGTGACGCGCCTGGAGACGGAGATCGCCAACACCTACGGCCCGGAAACGGCGGACGCGGCCAAGGTGCTCCTGTCGCAGCCGGGCATTTCGCTGACCGACAAGTTCACCGGCCCGATGACGCCGACGATGAAGAGCAAGCTGGATTATTTGAACAAGCTGGAGCTGCAGACGTTCAACGAAATCATTTACGGCAGCAAAAGCGCCGCCGCCTTTGACAATTTCGTGCATGCGTGGAGAACGTCCGGCGGCGATGCGATGACGAAGGAAGTGAACGGCTGGTACGCCGGCGTTCATTACTAA
- a CDS encoding response regulator transcription factor, with amino-acid sequence MIEILLVDDEAYVTESLELTIPWREIGISSVYRAASAQEALDILAEQSVDILVTDIRMPEMDGLQLIEEALRRWPDLRCLLLTGHSDFEYAKRAVQLKAFDYILKPVSDEEFVLSVTNAIESLKDEWNQSDKYNQLLYKRKTDLTVLRANFMQDLLLGRRMSRRTVQSKLSQYELPFQAGDIAVLLLVQPETAFAGLDHHSMSLMEYAVGNIAEEVFAGEYHLTHTKTPHNCLALLAAIKPDFRRSIERGDYEERRRASLENKVRAFQRNVGNYLKADISIHVTEWFAFPDDIAEAYRTGLSAQLLDRQGEPGAIYFAGDRYMDRGSSVKSIELLYKPPALIHLLESNQWDAAQRKITDVFDDLEQRRYTGENLVEVFLSVTNAFMYMAHKQGHSIYRLDRTGGNPLVDPSLIHSLDYVRQWSIGMLDTIRTELSASDTHTKSFIIRQVQEIVSGELGHEMSVKTIADRVFLHPVYLSKIYKAETGESLGDYMIRMRMEKALYLLKNSNKKIYEITSELGYQNPQYFSKMFKKAYGVTPNEFRDQ; translated from the coding sequence ATGATTGAAATTTTGCTTGTCGATGACGAAGCTTATGTGACGGAAAGCCTGGAGCTGACGATCCCGTGGCGCGAGATCGGGATTTCGAGCGTCTACCGGGCGGCCTCGGCGCAGGAGGCGCTGGACATTTTGGCCGAGCAGTCCGTGGACATTCTCGTGACGGATATCCGGATGCCGGAGATGGACGGGCTGCAGCTGATCGAGGAGGCGCTGAGACGCTGGCCGGATCTGAGGTGCCTGCTCCTGACGGGCCATTCCGATTTCGAGTATGCCAAAAGAGCGGTTCAGCTGAAGGCGTTCGATTATATCCTGAAGCCGGTCAGCGACGAAGAATTTGTGCTGAGCGTGACGAATGCGATCGAATCGCTCAAGGACGAGTGGAACCAGTCGGATAAATACAACCAGCTGCTCTACAAGCGGAAAACGGACCTGACGGTCCTTCGCGCGAACTTCATGCAGGACCTGCTGCTCGGCAGAAGGATGTCGCGCCGGACGGTGCAGAGCAAGCTGAGCCAGTACGAGCTGCCCTTTCAGGCCGGAGACATTGCCGTCCTGCTGCTCGTTCAGCCGGAGACGGCATTTGCCGGCCTCGATCACCATTCGATGTCGCTCATGGAATATGCCGTCGGCAACATCGCGGAGGAGGTGTTCGCCGGCGAATATCACCTGACGCATACGAAAACGCCGCATAACTGCCTGGCGCTGCTCGCGGCGATCAAGCCCGATTTTCGCCGGAGCATTGAGCGCGGCGATTACGAAGAGCGGCGGCGGGCGAGCCTGGAAAATAAAGTGCGCGCGTTTCAGCGTAATGTCGGCAACTATTTGAAGGCGGATATCTCCATTCACGTGACCGAATGGTTCGCGTTTCCCGACGATATCGCCGAGGCTTACCGCACCGGGTTGAGCGCCCAGCTGCTGGACAGGCAGGGGGAGCCGGGGGCGATCTATTTTGCCGGCGACCGGTACATGGACCGCGGCTCGTCGGTCAAATCGATCGAGCTGCTGTACAAGCCGCCGGCGCTGATCCACCTGCTCGAATCGAATCAATGGGACGCCGCGCAGCGGAAAATAACCGACGTGTTCGACGATCTGGAGCAGAGGCGATATACCGGGGAAAACCTGGTGGAGGTTTTCTTGTCCGTCACGAATGCGTTCATGTATATGGCGCACAAGCAGGGGCATTCGATCTACCGCCTCGACCGGACGGGAGGAAATCCTCTGGTGGATCCGAGCCTGATCCATTCGCTCGATTACGTAAGGCAGTGGTCGATCGGCATGCTGGATACGATCAGGACGGAGCTGTCCGCCAGCGACACGCATACGAAGAGCTTCATTATCCGCCAGGTGCAGGAGATCGTCTCCGGCGAACTGGGGCACGAGATGTCGGTCAAGACGATCGCCGACCGCGTCTTTCTCCATCCCGTCTATTTGTCCAAAATTTACAAGGCGGAGACGGGTGAAAGCCTTGGTGATTATATGATCCGGATGCGGATGGAGAAGGCGCTGTACCTGCTGAAGAACAGCAACAAAAAAATATATGAGATCACAAGCGAGCTCGGCTACCAGAATCCGCAATATTTCAGCAAAATGTTCAAAAAGGCGTACGGCGTGACGCCGAACGAATTTCGCGACCAGTGA
- a CDS encoding sensor histidine kinase — MPQYNLFKKMVVLLLIMLVPIVGLYFYSNQTSTRVLRSELNRSNTNQLVFFQNQVNANMDNLALWPNLLIQDPDILSLKDIYSYERYLDLDTITLVKRIQTKLNIQESSSNWRSSLFIYSPALRRVITVNDVRRYDEQELKKRLKPGWQVIRTGNPGQEAYKFSLITVYPYSDLPHPENADIIIEVQFDSASIQDMLDKFKSAGRSDPLLYKKGTGTIYNRTADRKLADRLVAALSADKLQDESRTIRLGGSSYLVNVVSSETTGWYLIDYMPLATIVKPIEQTNRLFYYAVGCLLLMSCLAAYLLYAQVQVPLKRLVHSFQRLKNGDYSVRLTGRGPGEFGFVFTRFNMMVEQIQDLFEKVLMEKIHVREARLKQLQSQINPHFFYNCFSFISSMAKLRNHGAVVAMAENLSRYYRYTTRQERELVPLAEELDFVSSYLSIQNMRMSRLQGEIDIPLRMRRLSIPPLVLQPLVENAVIHGIERRANAGRIRIAGEYAEGEFRISVEDDGAGMSEADRELLKRKLGMPMDEEMGCGLWNVHQRLQLRFGQRAGLELDQSPLGGIKATIAWTTREQSETDGESA; from the coding sequence ATGCCCCAGTACAATCTGTTCAAAAAAATGGTCGTCCTGCTCCTCATTATGCTCGTCCCGATCGTCGGACTTTATTTTTACTCGAATCAGACCAGCACGCGCGTATTGAGGTCGGAGCTAAACCGGTCCAATACGAACCAGCTTGTATTTTTTCAAAATCAGGTAAACGCTAACATGGATAATCTGGCGCTTTGGCCGAACCTGCTGATCCAGGATCCGGACATTTTGAGCCTGAAGGACATTTATTCGTACGAGCGGTATTTGGACCTGGATACGATTACGCTGGTCAAGCGCATCCAGACGAAGCTGAACATTCAGGAAAGCTCGTCGAACTGGCGGAGCAGCCTGTTCATCTATTCGCCGGCGCTGCGGCGGGTTATTACGGTGAACGATGTGCGCCGGTATGACGAACAAGAGCTGAAAAAGCGGCTGAAGCCGGGCTGGCAGGTGATCCGGACGGGGAACCCGGGACAGGAAGCGTATAAATTTTCGCTCATCACCGTGTATCCCTATTCGGACCTGCCGCATCCGGAGAACGCGGATATTATTATCGAGGTGCAGTTCGACAGCGCCAGCATCCAGGACATGCTCGACAAGTTCAAAAGCGCCGGCCGCAGCGATCCGCTGCTGTACAAGAAAGGCACGGGCACGATTTATAACCGGACGGCCGACCGGAAGCTGGCGGACCGGCTGGTCGCCGCGCTGTCGGCGGACAAGCTGCAGGACGAAAGCCGGACGATCCGCCTGGGCGGCAGCTCGTACCTGGTCAACGTGGTCAGCTCCGAGACGACGGGCTGGTACCTGATCGACTATATGCCGCTTGCGACGATCGTGAAGCCGATCGAGCAGACGAACCGGCTGTTTTATTACGCGGTCGGCTGCCTGCTGCTCATGAGCTGCCTGGCCGCCTATTTGCTCTATGCGCAGGTGCAGGTGCCGCTGAAACGGCTGGTGCACAGCTTCCAACGACTGAAGAACGGCGATTATTCCGTCCGCCTGACCGGGCGGGGACCGGGCGAGTTCGGCTTCGTCTTCACCCGCTTCAACATGATGGTCGAGCAAATTCAGGATTTGTTCGAAAAGGTGCTGATGGAAAAAATCCATGTGCGCGAAGCCCGGCTGAAGCAGCTTCAGTCGCAGATCAACCCTCACTTTTTTTACAACTGCTTCTCGTTCATTTCGAGCATGGCGAAGCTGCGCAATCACGGGGCCGTCGTCGCGATGGCGGAGAACCTGTCCCGCTATTACCGGTATACGACCCGGCAGGAGCGCGAGCTGGTGCCGCTTGCCGAAGAGCTCGACTTCGTCAGCAGCTACCTGAGCATCCAGAACATGCGGATGAGCCGCCTGCAGGGCGAAATCGACATCCCGCTGCGCATGAGGAGGCTGAGCATCCCGCCGCTGGTGCTGCAGCCGCTTGTCGAAAATGCGGTCATCCACGGCATCGAAAGACGCGCGAATGCGGGGCGCATTCGCATTGCCGGGGAATATGCGGAGGGCGAATTCCGCATTTCGGTCGAGGACGACGGCGCCGGAATGAGCGAAGCGGACCGGGAGCTTCTGAAGCGCAAGCTGGGCATGCCGATGGACGAAGAAATGGGGTGCGGCCTCTGGAACGTGCATCAGCGGCTGCAGCTGCGGTTCGGCCAGCGGGCGGGGCTTGAGCTTGACCAATCTCCGCTCGGCGGCATCAAGGCGACGATCGCCTGGACGACGCGGGAGCAGAGCGAAACGGATGGAGAGAGCGCATGA
- the nfsA gene encoding oxygen-insensitive NADPH nitroreductase: MNGTIERLLAHRSIRKYKPDVPVTQEQLETIIAAGQAASTSSNIQAYSIVGVTDPERKARLAELAGNQKHIVECPQFLVWCADLNRLQTAAKLHDADAEIHMTTEAFVLATVDTALAAQNAAVAAESLGFGIVYIGGIRNNPRDVAQLLQLPKLVYPLFGMCIGVPDQEPDHRPRLPLSAVYHRESYSGEVIEDGIRQYDETMQAYYNSRAGGGRDTVWSKEVAARMAQGPLRPHLHDFLHGQGFRLI; the protein is encoded by the coding sequence ATGAACGGTACAATCGAAAGGCTTCTCGCCCACCGGTCTATCCGCAAATACAAGCCGGATGTTCCCGTTACGCAGGAGCAGCTGGAGACGATTATCGCCGCCGGGCAGGCGGCGTCCACGTCGTCGAACATTCAGGCGTACAGCATCGTCGGCGTGACGGATCCGGAGCGCAAAGCGCGGCTGGCCGAGCTGGCGGGAAACCAGAAGCATATCGTCGAATGCCCGCAGTTTCTCGTCTGGTGCGCCGATTTGAACCGGCTCCAGACGGCGGCCAAGCTGCACGACGCGGATGCGGAAATCCACATGACGACGGAAGCGTTCGTGCTCGCGACGGTCGATACCGCTCTCGCCGCGCAGAATGCCGCCGTCGCCGCCGAGTCGCTCGGCTTCGGCATCGTCTATATCGGCGGCATCCGCAACAATCCGCGGGACGTCGCGCAGCTCTTGCAGCTTCCGAAGCTGGTCTACCCGCTGTTCGGCATGTGCATCGGCGTGCCGGATCAAGAGCCCGACCACCGGCCGCGCCTGCCGCTTTCGGCGGTTTATCACCGCGAGTCGTATTCCGGCGAAGTGATCGAAGACGGCATCCGTCAGTACGACGAGACCATGCAAGCGTATTATAACAGCCGCGCAGGCGGCGGACGGGATACGGTCTGGTCGAAGGAAGTGGCCGCGCGTATGGCGCAGGGTCCGCTGCGCCCGCATTTGCACGATTTTTTGCATGGACAAGGCTTTCGTTTGATCTGA
- a CDS encoding DUF6518 family protein, translating into MQEEMVSLGNLYRKWIEIGAAVIGLTIGILTVFGQQVLPGQWNSLANSVSVWLTPAFFAAAPGSSKTRAAMAGIFALLGMVAGYYVYAMFVQGVAHSAYYMLVWSGAAVAGGIVFGIAGCLWKNGGGRSRACGSAIIGGAFVAEGLHLFMNFADYSHMTDVGTAQVAIGFVLALGLERSLKARGAALIAMLPVVSLGLIGYQILDSLTG; encoded by the coding sequence TTGCAGGAGGAGATGGTTTCGCTGGGGAATCTGTATCGAAAATGGATCGAAATCGGCGCTGCCGTCATCGGGCTTACCATCGGCATATTGACGGTGTTCGGCCAGCAGGTGCTTCCGGGGCAATGGAATTCGCTTGCCAATTCCGTATCCGTCTGGTTGACGCCCGCTTTCTTTGCCGCGGCACCGGGCTCCTCGAAAACGCGGGCCGCCATGGCCGGCATCTTCGCGCTGCTTGGAATGGTGGCCGGCTACTACGTCTATGCCATGTTCGTTCAGGGCGTTGCGCACTCGGCGTATTATATGCTGGTCTGGAGCGGAGCGGCGGTCGCCGGGGGAATCGTGTTCGGAATTGCAGGCTGCCTGTGGAAAAACGGCGGCGGCCGAAGCCGTGCTTGCGGCAGCGCGATAATAGGCGGCGCATTCGTAGCGGAGGGCCTGCATCTGTTTATGAACTTTGCCGATTACAGCCATATGACAGATGTCGGGACTGCGCAAGTCGCGATCGGGTTCGTCCTCGCGCTCGGACTGGAACGATCGCTCAAAGCCCGCGGCGCCGCGCTGATCGCGATGCTTCCCGTCGTATCTTTGGGCCTCATCGGCTATCAAATCCTGGACAGTCTGACGGGCTGA
- a CDS encoding phytanoyl-CoA dioxygenase family protein, whose product MNTTLRSLTPEQKRHFDTEGYLIVKGLFRDEELREIDRTFEHIGSRTVPGYFEPDMSPENTDPLKRFPRIVHPHRFDETAKKYMLHRPVLDVLADLYGEEALAAQSMFYYKPPGSRGQALHQDNFYLKVEPGNCIAAWTAIDAADEENGGLLVVPKTNDYEIVCPELADAKESFTSHYVKPPKEEKAIPAIMDRGDVLFFNGNLIHGSYRNKSKDRFRRAFICHYANESATAISGYYRPLFRADGSAVDLEANSDGGPCGSEFAPLYPH is encoded by the coding sequence ATGAACACGACGCTGCGCTCGCTGACACCGGAGCAGAAACGCCATTTTGACACGGAAGGCTATTTGATCGTAAAAGGATTGTTTAGGGACGAGGAGCTGCGCGAAATCGACCGGACGTTCGAGCACATCGGCAGCCGGACGGTGCCGGGCTACTTTGAGCCGGATATGTCCCCGGAGAACACCGACCCGCTGAAGCGGTTTCCGCGTATCGTGCATCCGCACCGGTTCGACGAGACCGCCAAAAAATATATGCTGCACCGGCCGGTCCTGGACGTACTTGCCGATTTGTACGGTGAGGAAGCGCTCGCCGCGCAGAGCATGTTCTATTACAAGCCGCCGGGCTCGCGCGGACAGGCGCTCCATCAGGACAACTTCTACTTGAAGGTCGAGCCGGGCAACTGCATCGCGGCCTGGACGGCGATCGATGCGGCCGACGAAGAGAACGGCGGGCTGTTGGTCGTGCCGAAAACGAACGATTACGAGATCGTTTGTCCGGAGCTTGCGGACGCGAAGGAATCGTTTACGTCGCATTATGTAAAACCGCCGAAGGAGGAGAAAGCGATCCCGGCCATTATGGACCGGGGGGACGTGCTGTTCTTCAACGGCAATCTCATCCACGGCTCCTACCGGAACAAATCGAAGGACCGCTTCCGCCGGGCGTTCATTTGCCACTACGCGAACGAGTCTGCGACCGCCATTTCGGGCTATTACCGCCCGCTGTTCCGGGCGGACGGCTCCGCGGTCGACCTTGAGGCGAACAGCGACGGGGGGCCGTGCGGCTCCGAATTTGCGCCGCTCTACCCGCACTGA
- a CDS encoding helix-turn-helix domain-containing protein, protein MKDIERPAADDGEPQGIVIAGYFHEPDTYAIRRPQGFRDWLIAYTLGGEGYFAVPGREPLRCGAGDVTLLAPDTPHRYGTAKDAKWHFVWAHFSPGQVESGLLPEEPLSQQRIENEHVRKRIYRAFRRILADSRERSDYWNELCLNALREVLMLLAQRKRRGIDPRVEEALHLLSLRMREPVRVGELAKAVGVSTSRLSHLFKAETGLSIVDTLNRMRVRQAALLLEHSGRSAAEVCYDAGFQNYNHFINQFRKWAGMSPSAYKKRMRPEG, encoded by the coding sequence GTGAAAGATATCGAACGTCCGGCCGCGGACGACGGCGAACCGCAGGGCATCGTCATCGCCGGCTATTTTCACGAGCCGGATACGTACGCCATTCGGCGTCCCCAAGGCTTTCGGGACTGGCTGATCGCGTATACGCTTGGGGGCGAAGGATATTTCGCCGTTCCCGGGCGGGAACCGCTGCGGTGCGGGGCGGGGGACGTCACGCTGCTCGCGCCCGATACGCCGCACCGGTACGGCACGGCGAAGGACGCGAAATGGCATTTCGTATGGGCGCATTTCTCGCCGGGGCAGGTGGAGTCCGGGCTGCTGCCGGAGGAGCCGCTGTCGCAGCAGCGAATCGAGAACGAGCACGTCCGCAAACGGATTTACCGGGCGTTCAGGCGCATTCTGGCCGATTCGCGCGAGCGCAGCGATTATTGGAACGAGCTGTGCCTGAACGCGCTGCGCGAAGTGCTTATGCTGCTCGCCCAGCGGAAGCGCCGGGGCATCGACCCCCGCGTCGAGGAGGCGCTGCACCTGCTGTCGCTGCGGATGCGCGAGCCTGTGCGCGTAGGCGAGCTGGCGAAGGCGGTCGGCGTCTCCACGTCGCGGCTGTCGCACCTGTTCAAGGCGGAGACGGGTCTGTCCATCGTCGATACGCTGAACCGGATGCGCGTCCGCCAGGCGGCCCTCCTGCTCGAGCATTCCGGCCGCAGCGCCGCCGAGGTCTGCTACGACGCCGGCTTCCAGAACTATAACCATTTTATCAACCAGTTCCGCAAATGGGCCGGCATGAGCCCGAGCGCGTATAAGAAACGGATGCGGCCGGAGGGCTAG
- a CDS encoding peptidylprolyl isomerase, with protein sequence MRNIMTRRAAWLIMLAAFVLLAAGCGTKPASNANAGSSAAGSNAAGTNGYANAGAGNSGTNAGAGTSDTNAASPGTNDSKVDPDIQKFGAKNDPIVTIEMDSGKTIKIELFPKVAPNTVNNFISLVKKGFYDGTIFHRVIPGFMIQGGDPDGTGAGGPGYGIKGEFSGNGVQNDLKHTRGVISMARAEDPNSAGSQFFIMVADADYLDGQYAAFGKVIEGMDTADDIVNLQRDANDKPLTPPVMKKVTVDTKGVDYKEPDVIK encoded by the coding sequence ATGCGCAACATCATGACGCGGCGCGCGGCATGGCTGATCATGCTGGCGGCTTTCGTCCTGCTCGCGGCCGGCTGCGGGACGAAGCCCGCTTCGAACGCGAATGCGGGATCATCGGCCGCAGGCTCGAATGCAGCCGGCACGAACGGGTATGCGAATGCCGGCGCGGGAAATTCGGGCACGAACGCCGGAGCCGGGACTTCGGATACGAACGCGGCTTCGCCCGGGACAAACGACTCCAAAGTCGATCCGGACATCCAGAAATTCGGCGCCAAGAACGACCCGATCGTCACGATCGAGATGGACAGCGGCAAAACGATCAAGATCGAGCTGTTCCCGAAGGTCGCGCCGAACACCGTGAACAATTTCATATCGCTCGTGAAGAAAGGGTTTTATGACGGCACGATTTTTCACCGCGTCATTCCGGGCTTTATGATTCAGGGAGGCGATCCGGACGGAACGGGCGCAGGCGGACCCGGCTACGGCATCAAAGGGGAGTTCTCGGGCAACGGCGTCCAGAACGACCTGAAGCATACCCGCGGCGTCATCTCGATGGCCCGCGCCGAGGACCCGAATTCGGCGGGGTCCCAGTTCTTCATTATGGTGGCGGACGCGGATTACCTTGACGGGCAGTACGCCGCCTTCGGCAAAGTGATCGAAGGCATGGACACGGCGGACGACATCGTCAACCTGCAGCGCGATGCGAACGACAAGCCGCTTACGCCGCCGGTCATGAAGAAAGTGACGGTCGATACGAAGGGCGTCGACTACAAGGAACCGGACGTCATCAAATAG